The following coding sequences lie in one Pseudobacteroides sp. genomic window:
- a CDS encoding PA14 domain-containing protein: MRKSKKALVLLIVLSLLVSNLTIFTSKCRASEIVEPGGLKAEFFDGMDLTNPCDTRYTDGLTYASGVLCDNSIAGKLTDEYRYSARWTGYIKSDYTDTYKLYFTSGDGIRVWINNQLQLDKWFDQCPTEYSLTYAMAAGQKYPVKIEYYSNGNDASAIEMKWSSVYQTGNAKVFIPTNNLYHVVQTGDVTKPSTPTNLLQYSKTQTSIDLSWSAAYDNVGISKYEIYRGIKYSSYNVKMEVISYCSDLRKIGETLTTNFSDSNLEPNMKLELNKYGTKYIYRVRAFDLNGNYSDISNELEANTVYSDEIVPQGSGLKATYYSDKNFTNAVLKKTDAQINFNWGTSRPHSSMGDEFSARWYGYIQPKYNEQYRFEVPGSLVEDFRESVCYRMDEGSGNKLYNSSDMTKSLSIEGDISSSSWVDGISKKGFNFNGVNNSIALDNNSMDDFTVSFWIKTSQVGLQDQWYNGIGLVDADIGGLANDFGIVLAGKKLGVGIGNPDSTMYSQTDISDSNWHHCTVSRDKTNGKVKIYIDGRLENDWSVTNKETLAGSMTIGRINSGNNYFNGSMDNLMIHNRVLSDNEVKILAEKYDGKMYNSNWNYYGMTSGESINWHQSNGECIIDSGDGYKLIHNSFNEKNIVYQSDITIENSSSYSDGGLLFRVSNAGYGADNLLGYYAALDAFNHRIVLSKFVLINGNYTYTTIDSVNYDVKPNIPYHMKVVADSSNIKVFVDEASAPSKDTNPKINISDSSHTKGSVGMRVYRTKTHFDNLSVKPLANKIKVWIDGINIINYSDFDKEIESGTFTMMPGKKYHIRIDYVNQASNASLMLYWSSKSTQKEIIPQNRLYISNSTVTPLKPTGLKANKITNTSVSLEWDVPLDMNNIQGYEIFRNGIPIGQVKGNKYTDTGLMQDTTYTYKVYAFSPAILYSPASDEAIVKTMKNKAPFETNVIPVIVLKFIPDQNKDGKVDEVCANFKNMNVNDLRTRINNMNSSFKYAVEKGSIYKGYENPSAKPYINYRVIMEVEIDTPIPTYSQNGLVYDDYEKVLTNKLADFKDFTFDASAIKDNLTKDQLKNYSLVDIMKDKLKDGLKARQIWSWLYDREHIVGSESIMSGPYGNISNSGNNILPSVGYTYTFFDFVYEDHAGADGAMEHYTHQIEALLKYIDGEKNTDSKYTDHDSSLFWGRFVGYSNANTMNPAPARNGWTHEPPNARWNYDYNGDNLNYTLSDIENWNPDGLGSLKNINATTWLDYNKDVVNYIGILKNQSRMSWLTYWMQNVPSYDNGLVYNGRSLTNWWDFVVNFDEAMANKKRLVEN, from the coding sequence ATGAGAAAATCAAAAAAAGCTTTAGTATTATTGATTGTACTATCATTATTGGTGTCAAATCTAACGATATTTACGTCAAAGTGTCGGGCATCAGAAATAGTGGAACCTGGAGGATTAAAAGCAGAGTTCTTTGATGGAATGGATTTAACTAACCCATGCGATACCAGATATACTGATGGATTGACTTATGCAAGCGGAGTATTATGTGATAACTCAATAGCAGGAAAGTTGACTGATGAATACAGATATTCTGCCAGGTGGACAGGCTATATAAAATCTGATTATACTGATACATATAAACTGTATTTTACAAGCGGTGATGGCATCAGGGTTTGGATAAATAACCAGCTGCAGTTGGATAAATGGTTTGATCAGTGCCCTACAGAATATTCCCTGACTTATGCAATGGCAGCAGGACAAAAATATCCGGTAAAAATCGAGTATTATTCCAATGGCAACGACGCTTCTGCTATAGAAATGAAATGGTCAAGTGTATACCAGACTGGAAATGCAAAAGTATTCATACCCACCAATAACCTATACCACGTGGTGCAAACAGGCGATGTTACAAAACCCAGTACTCCTACAAATCTACTACAATACTCAAAAACTCAAACATCTATTGACCTATCATGGTCCGCTGCTTACGACAATGTCGGGATAAGCAAGTATGAAATATACAGAGGGATAAAATATTCAAGTTATAATGTAAAAATGGAGGTAATTTCGTATTGCTCTGATTTAAGGAAGATTGGGGAAACATTAACAACAAATTTTTCTGATAGCAATTTAGAACCAAACATGAAACTCGAATTAAACAAGTATGGTACAAAATACATATATAGAGTCAGAGCCTTTGATTTAAATGGAAATTATTCCGATATTTCAAATGAGCTTGAAGCAAATACTGTTTACTCGGATGAAATTGTACCTCAAGGATCAGGTTTAAAGGCAACGTACTATTCAGATAAAAACTTCACTAATGCTGTTCTCAAAAAGACAGATGCCCAAATTAATTTCAATTGGGGTACTTCAAGGCCTCATTCATCTATGGGAGATGAGTTTAGTGCCAGATGGTATGGCTACATTCAGCCTAAATATAATGAACAATACAGATTTGAGGTGCCGGGTTCGCTTGTAGAAGACTTTAGAGAATCAGTATGTTATAGAATGGATGAGGGAAGCGGTAATAAACTGTATAATTCATCCGACATGACTAAATCTTTGAGTATCGAAGGAGATATAAGCAGTTCCAGTTGGGTTGACGGTATTAGCAAGAAAGGATTCAACTTTAACGGTGTGAATAACTCTATTGCTCTAGACAACAATTCTATGGATGATTTTACTGTGTCGTTTTGGATTAAAACATCACAGGTGGGACTGCAAGACCAGTGGTATAATGGTATCGGGCTAGTAGACGCTGATATTGGTGGACTTGCTAATGATTTTGGTATAGTCCTGGCAGGGAAGAAATTGGGCGTTGGTATTGGAAATCCTGATTCAACAATGTATTCCCAGACCGATATATCAGATAGCAATTGGCATCACTGCACTGTTTCAAGAGATAAGACGAATGGAAAAGTAAAAATATATATTGATGGTAGATTGGAAAATGATTGGAGTGTAACGAATAAAGAGACTTTGGCAGGAAGCATGACGATTGGGCGTATCAACTCAGGTAATAACTATTTTAACGGTTCTATGGATAATCTTATGATCCATAATAGAGTGCTTTCTGATAATGAAGTAAAAATACTTGCTGAGAAATATGATGGAAAAATGTATAACTCTAATTGGAACTATTATGGAATGACATCAGGAGAATCTATAAATTGGCACCAGTCAAACGGTGAATGTATTATTGATTCAGGTGATGGATATAAGCTCATCCATAACAGTTTTAATGAGAAAAATATCGTATATCAATCCGATATAACCATTGAAAATTCATCAAGCTACTCGGATGGAGGTCTTTTATTCAGGGTATCAAACGCGGGCTATGGTGCAGATAATCTTTTAGGGTATTATGCAGCTTTAGATGCGTTCAATCATAGAATTGTTTTGAGCAAATTTGTATTAATTAACGGTAACTATACATATACAACAATTGATTCGGTAAATTATGATGTAAAGCCCAATATTCCATATCATATGAAAGTAGTAGCCGATTCAAGCAACATAAAAGTTTTTGTGGATGAAGCAAGTGCTCCTTCAAAAGATACAAACCCTAAAATTAATATTTCCGATTCCTCGCACACAAAAGGGTCAGTAGGAATGAGAGTGTACCGGACTAAAACTCATTTCGATAATTTGTCTGTAAAACCTTTAGCAAATAAAATTAAGGTTTGGATAGATGGTATTAATATAATAAACTATAGTGACTTTGATAAAGAAATAGAGAGTGGTACATTCACAATGATGCCGGGAAAGAAATACCACATAAGAATAGATTATGTTAACCAAGCCTCGAATGCTTCGCTGATGCTTTATTGGTCCAGCAAGAGCACTCAAAAAGAGATAATTCCTCAAAACAGGTTGTATATTTCTAATTCCACAGTAACTCCATTAAAGCCCACAGGCCTCAAAGCTAACAAAATAACCAACACAAGTGTATCTTTGGAATGGGATGTTCCATTAGATATGAATAATATACAAGGATATGAAATCTTTAGAAATGGCATACCTATTGGACAAGTTAAAGGAAATAAGTATACTGATACAGGGCTTATGCAGGATACCACATATACTTATAAAGTATATGCATTCAGCCCTGCAATACTTTATTCCCCGGCGAGTGATGAGGCTATTGTAAAAACAATGAAAAACAAAGCACCTTTTGAGACAAATGTAATACCGGTAATAGTTTTAAAATTTATTCCTGACCAAAATAAGGATGGTAAGGTAGATGAAGTTTGTGCGAATTTCAAGAATATGAATGTAAATGATCTTAGAACTAGAATAAATAATATGAACTCATCTTTTAAATATGCTGTTGAAAAAGGCTCTATTTACAAGGGATACGAGAATCCTTCCGCAAAGCCATACATAAATTACAGGGTAATTATGGAGGTGGAAATTGATACTCCTATACCGACATACTCACAAAATGGGTTAGTGTATGATGATTATGAAAAAGTACTAACTAATAAGTTAGCTGATTTTAAGGATTTTACTTTTGATGCATCAGCGATAAAAGATAATCTAACAAAGGACCAATTAAAGAACTACAGTTTAGTAGACATAATGAAGGACAAGCTTAAGGATGGCCTTAAAGCAAGGCAGATATGGTCATGGCTATATGACAGAGAGCACATAGTAGGATCTGAATCAATTATGTCCGGTCCTTATGGCAATATTAGTAATAGTGGAAATAACATACTGCCATCAGTTGGTTACACTTATACATTCTTTGATTTTGTATATGAAGATCATGCCGGGGCTGACGGAGCAATGGAACATTATACACATCAGATTGAGGCCTTATTAAAGTATATAGACGGTGAGAAGAATACCGATTCCAAATATACAGATCATGATTCAAGCTTGTTCTGGGGACGTTTTGTAGGATATTCAAATGCAAATACTATGAACCCTGCTCCTGCTAGAAATGGATGGACACATGAACCGCCAAATGCAAGATGGAATTATGACTATAATGGCGATAATTTAAACTACACACTGTCGGATATAGAAAATTGGAACCCTGATGGGCTTGGAAGCCTAAAAAATATTAATGCAACAACATGGCTAGATTACAATAAAGATGTTGTAAACTATATAGGTATTTTGAAGAACCAGTCAAGGATGAGTTGGCTTACGTACTGGATGCAGAATGTTCCAAGCTATGACAATGGTTTAGTATATAACGGAAGGTCACTAACGAATTGGTGGGATTTTGTTGTTAACTTTGATGAGGCAATGGCAAACAAAAAAAGACTTGTGGAAAACTGA
- a CDS encoding RtcB family protein, whose product MIEIKGKYNTAKVFTDNVESQAVAQIKELCDQEFAKESIIRIMPDTHAGAGCTIGTTMTIKDKIVPNLVGVDIGCGMETIKLKNIAVDLEKLDRVIHEYIPAGFDIRKKQHDYSHELDLGKLVCKKGVDVNRAKLSIGTLGGGNHFIELNKDNNGALYLVVHSGSRHLGKQVANYYQELGYMEIVKSKEVISEIVARLKKEGRQQDIQKEIEKVGPSVISKQLAYVQGKSYDNYLSDMKIVQRFAVLNRKAIVDEIVKRMELDIAEQFTTIHNYIDLDNMILRKGAISAQNGEKVLIPINMRDGSLVCIGKGNRDWNYSAPHGAGRLMSRSKAKEVLSLEDFKESMEGIYSTTINRSTLDECAFAYKPMDEIMENIRETVKIVDIIKPVYNFKASE is encoded by the coding sequence ATGATTGAAATAAAAGGAAAGTACAATACTGCTAAGGTTTTTACAGACAATGTAGAAAGTCAAGCTGTAGCACAGATAAAGGAACTTTGTGATCAGGAGTTCGCCAAGGAAAGCATCATAAGGATTATGCCGGATACCCACGCAGGTGCAGGCTGCACAATAGGAACTACGATGACCATAAAGGACAAGATAGTGCCAAACCTTGTTGGGGTTGATATAGGATGCGGCATGGAGACCATAAAATTGAAAAATATTGCCGTTGATTTGGAAAAGCTGGATAGAGTGATCCATGAATACATTCCCGCAGGCTTTGACATAAGAAAAAAGCAGCATGATTATTCTCATGAGTTGGATCTTGGTAAGCTTGTTTGTAAAAAAGGCGTTGATGTAAACAGAGCAAAGCTTAGTATTGGTACTCTAGGCGGGGGTAACCATTTTATTGAATTAAATAAAGATAATAATGGAGCCCTTTACCTTGTGGTGCATTCAGGCAGCAGACACCTTGGAAAACAGGTTGCAAATTATTACCAGGAGCTTGGTTATATGGAAATTGTAAAAAGTAAGGAAGTTATTTCTGAAATAGTTGCAAGATTAAAGAAAGAAGGCCGCCAGCAGGATATTCAGAAGGAAATAGAAAAGGTAGGTCCATCCGTTATAAGCAAGCAGCTGGCCTATGTGCAGGGAAAAAGCTATGACAATTACCTTTCAGATATGAAAATTGTCCAAAGGTTTGCGGTTTTAAACCGCAAGGCTATTGTAGATGAAATAGTAAAAAGGATGGAGTTGGATATAGCGGAGCAGTTTACGACTATTCACAACTATATAGACCTTGACAATATGATTCTAAGAAAGGGAGCAATTTCTGCACAAAATGGTGAAAAGGTCTTGATTCCTATAAATATGAGGGACGGCAGCCTTGTTTGCATCGGAAAGGGCAATCGAGACTGGAATTATTCCGCACCCCATGGAGCTGGAAGACTTATGAGCAGAAGCAAGGCGAAGGAGGTATTGAGCCTCGAGGATTTTAAAGAGTCAATGGAGGGCATCTATTCAACTACTATCAACAGATCCACATTGGATGAGTGTGCTTTTGCATATAAGCCCATGGATGAAATAATGGAAAATATAAGGGAGACCGTCAAGATTGTGGACATAATAAAGCCTGTATATAACTTCAAGGCATCGGAGTAA